From one Anabas testudineus chromosome 21, fAnaTes1.2, whole genome shotgun sequence genomic stretch:
- the tfg gene encoding protein TFG: protein MNGQLDLSGKLIIKAQLGDDIRRIPIHNEDITYDELVLMMQRVFRGKLQSNDEVTIKYKDEDDDLITIFDSSDLSFAIQCSRILKLTLFVNGQPRPLESSQVKYLRRELIELRNKVNTLLDSLEPPTEPGLAATALENESVDGREGKVVAADPTVKQAIPVSAASMSAFDPLKNQDEVNKNVISAFGLSEDQAQAPPAVAAEERSGTPDSIASASSAAPQPGVPPQAPYPGVQQGPPAGMDGQVYQQYPAPGGYPPQQPGAPPQQQYGMQYPAGYSPQPGAPQPGPPQPQQQQFQNYTPPSSQATAPGQAPAQGFQGGQQQPHPSQGAQQYPPGAFTPQNYTSQASQPANYSLPPSSQPASGYQPRPGYTPPPGSTVTPPPGAANPYARNRPPYGQGYTQPGPGYR from the exons ATGAACGGTCAGCTGGACCTGAGTGGGAAGCTGATCATCAAAGCCCAGTTGGGCGACGACATCAGACGCATCCCTATCCACAATGAAGACATAACTTACGATGAGCTAGTGCTGATGATGCAGCGTGTCTTCAGGGGAAAGCTGCAGAGTAATGATGAGGTTACCATCAAATACAAAGATGAAG ACGATGACCTCATCACCATCTTTGACAGTTCTGACCTCTCCTTTGCCATCCAGTGCAGTAGAATACTCAAACTGACTTTATTTG tgaaTGGTCAGCCACGGCCTTTGGAGTCCAGTCAGGTCAAATACCTGCGCCGGGAGCTCATCGAGCTCAGGAATAAAGTCAACACCCTCCTAGATAGCCTGGAACCCCCAACAGAGCCTGGTCTGGCTGCTACAGCACTAGAGAATG aATCAGTGGATGGTCGTGAAGGTAAAGTTGTGGCAGCAGACCCCACAGTGAAACAGGCCATCCCAGTCAGTGCAGCTAGCATGTCAGCCTTCGACCCATTAAAAAACCAGGATGAGGTCAACAAGAATGTCATCTCTGCTTTTGGCCTGAGCGAGGACCAAGCCCAAG CTCCCCCAGCAGTTGCAGCAGAGGAACGCTCAGGAACCCCTGATAGCATTGCCTCCGCCTCATCTGCAGCCCCACAACCAGGAGTGCCACCACAGGCTCCCTACCCTGGAGTACAACAGGGACCCCCAGCTGGCATGGATG GTCAGGTGTACCAGCAGTACCCAGCTCCAGGAGGATACCCGCCTCAGCAACCTGGTGCCCCACCGCAACAGCAGTATGGTATGCAGTACCCTG CAGGATACAGCCCTCAGCCCGGAGCCCCTCAGCCTGGCCCgccacagccacagcagcagcagtttcagaACTACACACCTCCCTCCTCCCAGGCTACTGCCCCTGGTCAGGCTCCAGCCCAAGGCTTCCAGGGTGGCCAGCAGCAGCCCCATCCATCTCAGGGAGCTCAGCAGTATCCACCAGGAGCCTTCACTCCCCAAAACTATACCTCCCAGGCCTCTCAGCCTGCCAACTACAGCCTGCCGCCCAGTTCCCAGCCCGCCTCAGGGTATCAGCCCCGCCCAGGATACACCCCCCCTCCAGGCAGCACAGTCACCCCTCCTCCAGGAGCTGCTAACCCGTATGCCCGCAACCGCCCCCCTTACGGTCAGGGCTACACTCAGCCAGGCCCTGGATACCGGTAA
- the col8a1a gene encoding collagen, type VIII, alpha 1a — protein sequence MPPVPAPLLLTLLQLAAITFVSGGAYYGHKPHPQSYQPMPHLQHMGKEGFPQQQYLGKEAPYMQYPHYRKELPQMPILKGKDARKGTGYKGGQDKGLTIPSGAEGIPQGEPGPPGPPGPEGPPGPAGPPGNGQPGRVGPPGPPGPQGVPGVGKAGLPGLPGKPGENGEAGPQGEMGPRGDEGPPGQPGPQGPPGPPGLPGIGKQGVNGLPGQPGPKGEPGHKGLPGLPGLPGPKGDKGMGQPGQPGHKGLPGLPGPAGPRGLPGFGKPGLNGAPGPQGPPGEKGHTGERGPAGQPGEGGQPGPPGLPGQGKPGQNGLPGQPGMPGAKGHPGPPGLPGKPGLPGFGKPGLPGLKGDKGMSGPPGPPGQKGDKGHGGLPGMLGPPGQKGSPGPPGPMGAPGGLGAPGPKGDCGEGGPKGLDGAKGDPGPPGMPGKDGLPGEPGEPGPRGPPGPFGAKGEGGHKGLPGTTGPPGLPGPKGEGGLPGEVGPQGPRGIPGMDGTAGPIGPPGLPGPKGDSGPPGLPGTAGEGSPGLPGPIGPPGREGPLGPPGQPGQPGPPGPPGPPGVPGLYPEMSGVLSEMGPGLDGVKAGSYGKKGKYGGSGAEVMGVSGLEMPAFTAVTTTPFPPVGTPVIFDKLLYNGRQNYNPQTGLFTCDMPGIYYFAYHIHCKGANVWVALMRNSEPVMYTYDEYKKGFLDQASGSAVLPLQPGDTVHIQLPSDQASGLYAGQYVHSSFSGYLLYPM from the exons ATGCCTCCTGTCCCTGCCCCCCTTCTCCTGACTCTGCTTCAGCTTGCGGCAATTACATTTGTGAGTGGTGGAGCATACTATGGACACAAGCCGCACCCTCAGTCGTACCAGCCCATGCCGCATCTCCAACACATGGGCAAAGAAGGTTTTCCCCAGCAACAGTACCTTGGCAAGGAGGCGCCCTACATGCAGTATCCACACTACAGGAAGGAGCTGCCCCAGATGCCAATACTCAAAGGCAAAGATGCTCGTAAAGGCACCGGATATAAAGGTGGTCAAGACAAAG GTCTGACTATTCCTAGTGGTGCTGAAGGAATCCCTCAGGGGGAGCCAGGTCCACCTGGGCCACCAGGGCCAGAGGGACCTCCAGGACCTGCAGGACCTCCAGGGAATGGACAACCAGGACGTGTGGGGCCACCTGGACCTCCTGGGCCACAAGGCGTGCCTGGAGTAGGCAAAGCAGGCTTACCAGGACTTCCAGGCAAACCGGGGGAAAATGGTGAAGCTGGGCCGCAAGGGGAAATGGGACCTAGAGGTGACGAAGGGCCACCTGGACAACCAGGGCCTCAGGGTCCCCCTGGACCACCTGGGCTTCCAGGAATAGGTAAACAAGGGGTAAATGGATTACCAGGCCAACCAGGGCCGAAAGGAGAACCAGGTCACAAAGGTCTACCAGGATTGCCAGGATTGCCAGGACCCAAAGGAGACAAAGGTATGGGCCAGCCAGGACAACCTGGTCACAAAGGACTCCCGGGGCTTCCAGGACCAGCTGGGCCAAGAGGGCTCCCTGGTTTTGGAAAACCTGGATTGAATGGAGCTCCAGGTCCCCAGGGACCACCAGGAGAGAAAGGACATACTGGAGAGCGGGGTCCAGCTGGGCAACCTGGCGAAGGGGGACAGCCTGGCCCTCCAGGACTCCCTGGTCAAGGAAAGCCAGGTCAAAATGGTTTACCAGGACAGCCAGGCATGCCAGGTGCAAAAGGTCACCCAGGACCACCAGGTTTGCCAGGGAAGCCAGGATTGCCTGGATTTGGTAAACCAGGACTCCCAGGACTAAAGGGTGATAAAGGTATGAGTGGACCACCTGGACCCCCAGGACAAAAAGGAGATAAGGGCCATGGAGGACTACCTGGTATGCTTGGACCTCCAGGACAAAAAGGTTCACCAGGTCCTCCAGGCCCTATGGGAGCCCCAGGAGGTTTAGGAGCACCTGGTCCTAAAGGAGACTGTGGAGAAGGAGGACCTAAAGGCCTTGATGGAGCCAAAGGTGACCCTGGTCCTCCTGGGATGCCTGGCAAGGATGGTCTGCCTGGAGAACCTGGAGAGCCAGGGCCAAGAGGTCCACCTGGACCATTTGGTGCTAAAGGAGAAGGTGGACATAAAGGTCTACCTGGTACCACTGGTCCTCCAGGGCTTCCTGGGCCAAAAGGAGAAGGTGGATTACCTGGTGAAGTGGGACCTCAAGGTCCTAGAGGAATCCCAGGTATGGATGGTACAGCAGGACCAATTGGGCCTCCTGGTCTTCCTGGGCCAAAAGGCGATAGTGGTCCACCTGGTCTACCAGGCACTGCAGGTGAAGGGAGCCCAGGTCTTCCAGGTCCCATAGGACCCCCAGGGAGAGAGGGTCCATTAGGACCTCCTGGACAACCAGGTCAGCCTGGCCCTCCTGGGCCACCAGGCCCACCTGGAGTGCCTGGTCTTTATCCTGAAATGTCTGGGGTACTGTCTGAGATGGGTCCTGGACTAGATGGTGTGAAAGCTGGTAGTTATGGAAAGAAGGGCAAGTATGGAGGCAGTGGGGCAGAAGTGATGGGTGTCAGTGGGCTGGAAATGCCCGCATTCACAGCTGTAACAACAACTCCCTTCCCACCTGTGGGCACTCCAGTCATCTTTGACAAGCTCTTGTACAACGGTCGTCAAAACTACAACCCTCAGACCGGACTCTTCACCTGTGACATGCCTGGCATTTATTACTTTGCTTATCACATCCACTGCAAAGGAGCAAATGTATGGGTGGCTTTGATGAGGAACAGTGAGCCAGTGATGTACACATATGATGAGTACAAAAAAGGTTTCCTAGACCAAGCATCAGGAAGCGCAGTATTACCTCTCCAACCTGGGGACACTGTGCATATTCAGCTGCCCTCAGATCAGGCCTCAGGACTTTACGCTGGGCAGTATGTGCACTCCTCCTTTTCTGGGTACTTGTTATATCCAATGTAA
- the jagn1a gene encoding protein jagunal homolog 1-A, producing the protein MTYRVGPRATAVNGSDVKHREKVAPHYQMSAPLKSEVRKLNLVHLFIWLLVAAQVMVSHFDLVSRDTVCMPYQWEYPYLLSLLPLLCSSFSLPKNNISYLVISMISSGLFSVAPLIYGGMEMFPVAQQLYRHGKAYRFIFGFSAVTVMYLIMVVAVQVHAWQLYYMKKLLDSWFNATQEKKKK; encoded by the exons ATGACTTACCGCGTAGGTCCCAGAGCCACTGCTGTCAATGGAAGTGAtgttaaacacagagaaaaggtgGCTCCACATTACCAAATGAG TGCTCCCCTGAAGTCAGAGGTGCGAAAGTTAAACTTGGTCCACCTTTTCATCTGGCTTCTGGTGGCAGCACAGGTGATGGTCAGCCACTTCGACCTGGTGTCACGTGACACAGTGTGCATGCCGTACCAGTGGGAGTACCCCTACTTGCTCAGCCTCCTCCCTCTACTTTGCAGCAGCTTCTCACTACCAAAGAACAATATCAGTTACCTGGTTATTTCCATGATCAGCTCAGGGCTGTTCTCTGTCGCGCCTCTTATTTATGGTGGAATGGAGATGTTTCCTGTGGCACAGCAGCTCTACCGCCATGGAAAGGCCTATCGCTTCATTTTCGGCTTCTCTGCAGTGACTGTTATGTACCTCATCATGGTAGTTGCTGTTCAAGTGCACGCCTGGCAGTTATATTACATGAAAAAGCTGTTAGACTCATGGTTCAATGCAActcaggagaaaaagaagaaataa